One genomic window of [Clostridium] scindens ATCC 35704 includes the following:
- the mgtE gene encoding magnesium transporter produces MAKSILLELLEARNYKELKRLMGEYNPVDLAELLMELNDRDLAIVFRMIEKDKAAEVFSYMDDDQRQTLLDCFTSQEIKHILDSMYTDDAVDLLEDMPANVVNKLLDQVSKDTRADINRLLNYPEDSAGSIMTVEYVDLSPDMTVRQALQKIRTIGIHSETVYTCYVIVQRKLVGIITAQALMTNDEDVQVKDLMEENFIFIRTTDDREDAAKLFRRYGLIAIPVLDKEGFIVGIVTFDDAIGVLTEETTEDIHKMAAISSSEESYLKTSVFQHAKNRIPWLLILMFSATITGAIITKYENAFQVVPILVSFIPMLMDTGGNCGSQSSTLVIRGLAVDELHFSDFFSIVWKEFRVSLIVGIVLAAVNGVRIYLVYGGDVQLAMVVAASLIGTIVVAKMVGCMLPIFAKQLHLDPAIMASPLITTIVDTCSIMIYFRIATLVFRL; encoded by the coding sequence ATGGCAAAGAGTATTTTATTAGAATTATTAGAGGCGAGAAACTACAAAGAATTAAAGAGACTGATGGGAGAGTATAACCCGGTGGATCTGGCAGAACTTTTGATGGAATTAAACGACCGGGATCTGGCAATCGTATTCCGGATGATTGAGAAGGATAAGGCAGCAGAAGTATTTTCCTATATGGACGATGACCAGAGGCAGACACTTCTTGACTGCTTTACCAGCCAGGAGATCAAGCATATCCTGGACTCCATGTATACGGACGACGCGGTAGATCTGCTGGAAGATATGCCGGCCAATGTAGTCAATAAGCTGCTGGATCAGGTGAGCAAGGATACGCGTGCGGATATCAACCGGCTTTTAAATTACCCGGAGGATAGTGCGGGAAGCATTATGACGGTAGAGTATGTGGATCTGTCCCCAGACATGACGGTAAGGCAGGCCCTGCAAAAGATCCGTACCATCGGAATCCACAGTGAGACGGTGTATACCTGCTATGTGATCGTCCAGAGGAAGCTGGTTGGCATTATTACGGCACAGGCGCTGATGACCAATGATGAGGATGTACAGGTGAAAGATTTGATGGAAGAGAATTTTATCTTTATCCGGACCACCGACGACAGGGAAGATGCAGCCAAACTCTTCCGCAGATATGGACTGATCGCAATACCAGTACTGGATAAGGAAGGATTTATCGTAGGAATCGTAACCTTTGATGATGCTATCGGGGTTCTGACGGAAGAGACTACCGAGGATATCCACAAAATGGCTGCGATCTCTTCCAGCGAAGAGTCTTATCTTAAGACATCCGTATTCCAGCATGCGAAGAACCGTATTCCGTGGCTGCTGATCCTGATGTTCTCGGCGACGATCACAGGAGCGATCATCACGAAGTATGAGAATGCATTCCAGGTGGTCCCAATCCTGGTGTCCTTTATTCCCATGCTGATGGATACAGGCGGAAATTGCGGCTCGCAGAGTTCAACGCTGGTGATCCGGGGGCTGGCGGTGGATGAACTGCATTTTTCAGATTTCTTCTCCATCGTGTGGAAGGAATTCCGCGTATCCCTGATCGTAGGAATTGTGCTGGCAGCGGTCAACGGCGTAAGGATATACTTGGTATATGGCGGCGATGTGCAGTTGGCGATGGTGGTTGCGGCTTCGCTGATAGGAACGATCGTGGTGGCCAAGATGGTAGGCTGCATGCTGCCAATTTTTGCAAAGCAGCTGCATCTTGACCCGGCAATCATGGCATCCCCTTTGATTACGACGATCGTAGATACCTGCTCTATCATGATATATTTCCGTATAGCGACCCTTGTATTCCGACTTTAG
- a CDS encoding pyridoxamine 5'-phosphate oxidase family protein yields the protein MRRKDREVTDIEKIEEILDACKVSRIGLMDQGKIYIVPMNHGYSLEDGRLVLYYHGADEGKKLELVKENPQVGFEMDCGHELVEGRLTCQHSYHYASIIGNGEARVITEPEEKLKALAVIMKHQTGKEFQEFETNPRLEKAVSIIKVEVGEYTCKRYGK from the coding sequence ATGCGTAGGAAAGACCGGGAAGTGACGGATATTGAAAAGATAGAGGAGATACTGGATGCCTGCAAGGTGAGCAGGATTGGCCTTATGGATCAGGGAAAGATCTATATCGTGCCGATGAACCATGGCTACAGCCTGGAGGATGGCCGGCTGGTATTGTATTACCATGGAGCCGATGAAGGGAAGAAACTGGAACTGGTGAAGGAGAATCCGCAGGTGGGATTCGAGATGGATTGCGGCCATGAACTGGTGGAGGGAAGGCTGACCTGCCAGCACAGTTATCATTATGCCAGCATCATAGGAAATGGCGAGGCCAGAGTTATTACGGAACCGGAAGAGAAGTTGAAGGCACTGGCAGTAATTATGAAGCATCAGACGGGAAAGGAGTTTCAAGAATTTGAGACGAATCCAAGACTTGAAAAGGCCGTATCAATCATAAAAGTAGAGGTAGGGGAATATACCTGTAAACGTTATGGCAAATGA
- a CDS encoding electron transfer flavoprotein subunit alpha/FixB family protein, with the protein MASGICVFAENYNGNIESVVAELVRAAHFIKETTGEKIQAVVVAKDCDHLVKQLEQFGIDEVYAVKADRECAFQDDALSQVIAEMIQRIDPSSVLIPATPTGRSIFSRVAARLGCGLTADCTELLVDAREDNTFYIKQNKPSFGENVFVTIVTKEGFYPQMMTVRPGVYRPYEAAEDRKAEVIYFDDIVLPESKIEVIESVLASNETDSILSAEVVVVGGRGAESEENFALLKAFADKLGAAIGGTRPLADTGFIPFEHQIGQTGFTIRPKICISLGVSGAIQHTEGIKDTKLFVAINLDEGAPIFNVSDYGIIGDMKEVLKSYLKL; encoded by the coding sequence ATGGCTAGTGGAATTTGTGTTTTCGCAGAAAATTATAATGGTAATATAGAATCTGTCGTGGCAGAACTGGTTCGTGCAGCACATTTCATTAAAGAGACAACCGGCGAGAAGATACAGGCTGTTGTCGTGGCCAAGGACTGTGATCATCTCGTAAAACAATTGGAACAGTTTGGCATAGATGAAGTATATGCTGTCAAGGCAGACAGAGAATGTGCATTCCAGGATGATGCGCTAAGCCAGGTGATCGCTGAGATGATTCAGAGAATCGACCCGTCAAGCGTGCTGATTCCGGCAACCCCAACGGGGCGCTCCATCTTCTCAAGAGTTGCTGCACGCTTAGGCTGCGGGCTTACAGCGGACTGCACAGAGTTATTGGTAGATGCACGGGAGGACAACACCTTTTATATCAAACAGAATAAACCTTCCTTCGGAGAAAATGTTTTCGTTACGATTGTGACAAAAGAAGGATTCTACCCCCAGATGATGACGGTAAGGCCGGGCGTGTATAGGCCATATGAGGCCGCCGAAGATAGAAAGGCAGAGGTCATATATTTTGACGATATTGTCCTTCCGGAATCTAAAATAGAGGTAATCGAGTCTGTTCTGGCATCCAATGAGACCGATAGCATCCTCTCGGCAGAAGTCGTGGTTGTAGGAGGCCGAGGAGCAGAAAGCGAGGAAAACTTCGCGCTGTTAAAAGCATTCGCCGATAAGCTTGGTGCGGCAATCGGGGGCACAAGGCCGCTGGCAGACACAGGCTTCATTCCGTTCGAGCATCAGATCGGACAGACCGGATTCACCATCCGTCCGAAGATCTGCATCTCCCTTGGAGTATCCGGAGCCATACAGCATACAGAAGGAATTAAAGACACAAAATTATTTGTGGCGATCAACCTGGATGAAGGCGCTCCAATTTTCAATGTATCCGACTATGGCATCATTGGGGATATGAAAGAGGTGCTGAAATCCTACCTGAAACTGTAA
- a CDS encoding phenylacetate--CoA ligase family protein produces MIWAKEETLPRVEIESIQLKRLKETVHYIYDRVEPYRRKMEEAGIKPDDIQSLDDLKEMPFTYKADFRDNYPMGLFAVDKKELVRFHASSGTTGKPTVVGYTRKDLDVWLNNVARIACMGGATPNDVAQIAFGYGTFTGALGLHGGLEKLGASVIPMSSGNTKKQIMFMQDIGTTLLVATPSYALHLGEEIRARGLDPSKDLRVHIGLFGGEGMTEPMRDEMHKVWGEQFFCTQNYGMSELCGPGVAGECEELCGMHINEDWFIPEVINPETGEVLPPGERGELVVTCLGKEAIPLIRYRTGDLTRLFYEPCKCGRTTARMENLSGRADDMLVIRGVNVFPTQIEEVLLQIQEIGPHYEILVERKNRLDVMTITVELVDDRLLDSYAQLSELEQKIKKGLKAQLGLATHIKLVAPYSLQRFEGKAKRVTDLRKDGL; encoded by the coding sequence ATGATTTGGGCGAAGGAAGAAACCCTGCCAAGAGTTGAGATTGAGAGCATCCAGCTTAAGCGACTGAAGGAGACGGTACACTATATCTACGACAGAGTAGAGCCTTATCGCAGGAAAATGGAAGAAGCAGGGATAAAACCCGATGATATCCAGAGTCTGGATGATTTAAAGGAGATGCCATTTACATATAAAGCAGACTTTAGAGACAATTATCCAATGGGATTATTTGCAGTAGATAAGAAGGAACTGGTACGGTTCCATGCCAGTTCGGGGACAACCGGAAAGCCGACGGTGGTAGGATATACCAGGAAGGATCTGGATGTCTGGCTGAATAATGTAGCCAGAATCGCGTGCATGGGCGGCGCAACGCCGAATGACGTGGCACAGATCGCATTCGGCTATGGAACCTTTACAGGAGCGTTAGGACTACATGGCGGCTTAGAGAAACTGGGGGCATCCGTAATCCCAATGTCATCCGGCAATACCAAGAAGCAGATCATGTTCATGCAGGATATAGGCACGACGCTTCTGGTCGCAACCCCTTCCTATGCGCTGCATCTTGGAGAGGAGATACGGGCCAGGGGCCTGGATCCGTCAAAAGATCTGAGGGTGCATATTGGATTATTTGGCGGAGAAGGCATGACGGAACCTATGCGGGATGAGATGCACAAGGTCTGGGGAGAGCAGTTCTTCTGCACCCAGAACTATGGCATGAGCGAACTATGCGGCCCCGGTGTGGCGGGTGAATGTGAAGAGTTATGCGGCATGCATATCAATGAAGACTGGTTTATCCCGGAAGTGATCAATCCCGAGACAGGCGAGGTACTTCCTCCGGGAGAGCGGGGAGAACTGGTCGTGACCTGTCTGGGAAAGGAAGCGATCCCTTTGATCCGCTATCGGACCGGAGACTTGACCCGGCTGTTCTATGAGCCTTGCAAATGCGGCAGGACGACTGCGCGTATGGAGAACCTCTCAGGCCGGGCCGACGATATGCTGGTGATCAGAGGCGTCAACGTATTCCCGACACAGATTGAAGAAGTGCTTCTGCAGATTCAGGAGATCGGGCCTCATTATGAGATTCTCGTGGAGCGGAAGAATCGTCTGGATGTCATGACGATTACGGTAGAACTGGTAGATGACAGACTGCTTGACAGTTATGCGCAGTTAAGCGAGCTGGAACAGAAGATTAAGAAGGGGCTGAAAGCACAGCTTGGCCTTGCAACCCATATTAAGCTGGTTGCGCCATATTCCCTGCAGAGATTTGAAGGGAAAGCAAAGAGAGTGACAGATTTACGAAAGGATGGATTATAA
- the iorA gene encoding indolepyruvate ferredoxin oxidoreductase subunit alpha yields the protein MSENKKVVMLGNEAIARGAYEAGVKVSAAYPGTPSTEISEYLVQYKDDLYCEWSPNEKVATEVAIGASVVGVRSMACMKHVGFNVAADPAYTVSYMGVNGGLVIVVADDPGLYSSQNEQDTRMVARAAQLPVLEPSDSAEAKDYIKVAYELSEKYDRPFVFRITTRLAHSQGLVELKDRVTIEDKEYVKDVKKTVMMPGNAKLRHVEIEKRNLELAEAAEMLSINTVEMKDTKIGVITSGIPYQYVKEALPDASVLKLGMVNPLPRKMIEDFASKVGTLYIVEELDPVIEEQVKSWGIKAIGKEIFTVQGEYSANMIRRAILKEELDIDQPAKIPGRPPILCPGCPHRSVYYVLKKLNMHAAGDIGCYTLGAVPPLSTVDTTICMGASISSLHGMEKAKGKEYIKNWVAVIGDSTFLHTGVNSLMNMMYNNATGTVMILDNSTTGMTGHQDHAATGKTLQGDATYAIDIPALCHAIGVKNVTEVNAFDIEQLEKVIKEEVAKDEVSVIITKSPCVLLSKAKKPVYIAHEDKCKKCGMCMKPGCPAMTRKPDGTIYIDDTMCTGCGLCESLCKFGAIELVKAGDR from the coding sequence ATGTCGGAGAATAAGAAAGTAGTTATGCTGGGCAACGAAGCGATTGCCAGAGGGGCATACGAGGCGGGCGTGAAAGTATCCGCTGCCTACCCGGGAACGCCAAGCACGGAGATCAGCGAATATCTGGTACAGTACAAAGATGATTTATATTGCGAATGGTCGCCGAATGAGAAGGTTGCCACAGAGGTAGCGATCGGCGCGTCCGTAGTAGGCGTACGCTCTATGGCCTGTATGAAGCATGTGGGGTTCAATGTGGCTGCCGATCCGGCTTACACCGTGTCCTATATGGGCGTGAACGGAGGCCTCGTCATCGTCGTCGCAGACGATCCGGGACTTTACAGTTCCCAGAATGAGCAGGATACCAGAATGGTGGCAAGAGCGGCACAACTGCCGGTACTGGAGCCGTCCGACAGCGCGGAGGCAAAAGATTACATCAAAGTGGCTTATGAGTTAAGCGAGAAATATGACCGTCCATTCGTATTCCGCATCACTACGAGGCTGGCGCATTCCCAGGGGCTGGTAGAACTTAAGGATCGTGTAACGATAGAAGATAAGGAATATGTAAAAGATGTCAAGAAGACGGTTATGATGCCAGGCAATGCAAAACTGCGCCATGTAGAGATTGAGAAGCGGAACCTGGAACTGGCGGAGGCTGCCGAGATGCTTTCTATCAATACGGTTGAGATGAAAGATACGAAGATCGGAGTCATTACGAGCGGAATTCCTTATCAGTATGTGAAGGAAGCGCTGCCAGATGCCTCGGTATTGAAGCTTGGAATGGTGAACCCGCTTCCAAGAAAGATGATTGAAGATTTTGCGTCTAAGGTTGGTACCCTCTATATTGTAGAAGAACTGGATCCGGTTATTGAAGAACAGGTGAAATCCTGGGGGATCAAGGCAATCGGGAAAGAGATCTTTACCGTGCAGGGCGAATACAGCGCGAATATGATTCGAAGGGCGATTCTGAAAGAAGAACTGGACATAGACCAGCCAGCTAAGATCCCTGGAAGACCTCCGATTCTGTGTCCGGGATGTCCGCACAGAAGCGTATATTACGTGCTGAAGAAACTGAACATGCATGCGGCGGGAGACATTGGATGCTATACCTTAGGGGCGGTTCCTCCGCTTAGCACCGTTGATACGACGATCTGCATGGGAGCCAGCATTTCCAGCCTGCATGGAATGGAAAAGGCAAAAGGCAAAGAGTATATCAAGAACTGGGTAGCGGTAATCGGCGATTCTACGTTCTTACATACAGGCGTGAACTCTCTGATGAACATGATGTATAACAACGCGACCGGAACGGTTATGATCCTGGATAACTCAACCACCGGAATGACCGGACATCAGGACCACGCGGCAACCGGAAAGACCTTGCAGGGAGACGCCACCTACGCGATTGACATTCCGGCGCTCTGCCATGCGATAGGCGTGAAGAATGTGACGGAAGTCAATGCATTCGACATAGAGCAGCTTGAAAAAGTCATAAAAGAAGAAGTGGCGAAGGATGAAGTCTCCGTCATCATTACGAAGTCACCTTGCGTACTGCTTAGCAAGGCGAAGAAGCCGGTATATATCGCCCATGAGGATAAGTGCAAGAAGTGCGGCATGTGCATGAAGCCGGGATGTCCTGCAATGACCAGGAAGCCGGATGGAACGATCTACATTGACGATACGATGTGTACAGGATGCGGGCTTTGCGAGAGCCTGTGCAAGTTTGGCGCGATTGAATTAGTAAAGGCAGGTGACAGATAA
- a CDS encoding ferritin yields the protein MLDPKVAELLNTQVNKEFYSAYLYLDFANYYKDQGLDGFANWYNIQAQEERDHAMLFIQYLQNNGEKVTLESIDKPDAVLAGFEDPLKAGLEHEQFVTSLIHAIYDAAYAQKDFRTMQFLDWFVKEQGEEEKNADDLITKFNLFGHDSRSLYMLDSELAARVYSAPSLVL from the coding sequence ATGTTAGATCCAAAAGTAGCTGAATTATTAAACACGCAGGTTAATAAGGAATTCTATTCCGCCTACCTATATCTGGATTTCGCCAATTACTATAAAGACCAAGGGCTGGATGGATTCGCGAACTGGTATAATATCCAGGCACAGGAAGAACGCGACCATGCCATGCTTTTCATTCAATATCTACAGAATAACGGGGAGAAAGTAACACTGGAATCTATCGATAAGCCTGATGCTGTTCTGGCCGGATTTGAAGATCCTCTAAAAGCGGGCCTTGAGCATGAGCAGTTTGTCACCAGCCTGATTCACGCCATCTATGACGCTGCCTATGCGCAGAAGGATTTCCGGACCATGCAGTTCCTAGACTGGTTTGTAAAGGAACAGGGTGAGGAAGAGAAGAATGCGGATGATCTGATTACCAAGTTCAACCTCTTCGGCCATGACTCCAGAAGCCTCTATATGCTGGATTCCGAACTGGCTGCAAGGGTATATTCCGCGCCCTCTTTAGTTTTATAA
- a CDS encoding electron transfer flavoprotein subunit beta/FixA family protein, with translation MNIAVLIKQVPVSNDVSVDPETHALVRASSEGMINPADLNAIEAAMVLKEQTEGKVVVFTMGPPDAEKALRDAMAMGCDESCLITDRCLAGGDTIATAKVLARSIEKFGKFDLILSGALSADGATGQVGAMVAEYMGIPHVSEIQGIAYDENMADSIIATKKAQGMEWKIKASLPALMSVCFGCNEPRLATLRTKRAAKSKPMEVYTNAKLQMDASEIGLAGSPTVVTDSFVPESTRRAEMLTGTPEELALKLQELIEIEKGKE, from the coding sequence ATGAATATAGCAGTTCTTATAAAACAGGTTCCTGTTTCCAATGACGTTTCCGTTGATCCGGAAACCCACGCTCTGGTTCGTGCAAGTTCGGAAGGAATGATCAATCCCGCGGATTTGAACGCCATAGAGGCGGCAATGGTCTTAAAAGAGCAGACAGAAGGAAAAGTCGTAGTATTTACGATGGGACCTCCGGACGCAGAGAAGGCTTTAAGAGATGCTATGGCTATGGGCTGTGATGAGAGTTGTCTCATTACAGACAGATGCCTGGCAGGAGGAGATACCATTGCTACTGCAAAGGTCCTTGCCAGAAGCATTGAGAAATTTGGAAAATTTGACCTGATATTAAGCGGTGCATTATCCGCGGATGGAGCCACCGGACAGGTGGGAGCTATGGTAGCGGAATATATGGGGATTCCTCACGTATCTGAGATTCAGGGAATCGCATACGATGAGAACATGGCGGACAGCATTATCGCCACTAAGAAGGCCCAGGGAATGGAATGGAAGATCAAGGCTTCATTGCCGGCGCTTATGAGCGTATGCTTCGGCTGCAACGAGCCGCGCCTGGCTACCCTTCGTACCAAGAGGGCAGCCAAGAGCAAGCCGATGGAGGTGTACACCAACGCAAAACTTCAGATGGACGCAAGCGAGATCGGGCTTGCAGGATCGCCAACGGTAGTCACAGACTCCTTCGTGCCCGAGAGTACCAGAAGAGCCGAGATGCTTACCGGAACTCCGGAAGAACTGGCGCTCAAGCTGCAGGAGTTAATCGAGATTGAGAAAGGAAAAGAATAA
- a CDS encoding oxamate carbamoyltransferase subunit AllH family protein: MSSCMLLLEQGQYQEAASTLAGLLGLGIGLTPSGDDFLCGVLAGLLLRNQGSHPFALELGCQIRPRLANTNEISRAFLNCALVSHFSRAVISLTLLPPFEDILKSFSEIGHSSGMDTLSGIVYALELKLDR, encoded by the coding sequence ATGTCATCCTGCATGCTCCTTCTGGAGCAGGGGCAGTATCAGGAAGCTGCCAGCACCTTAGCCGGACTTCTCGGACTTGGGATCGGCCTTACTCCCAGCGGCGATGATTTCCTGTGCGGCGTATTGGCTGGCCTCCTCCTTAGAAATCAGGGCTCGCATCCTTTCGCGCTGGAACTTGGCTGCCAGATACGCCCACGGCTTGCCAATACAAACGAGATCAGCAGGGCTTTCCTTAACTGTGCCTTAGTATCCCATTTCAGCCGCGCCGTAATCTCGCTGACCTTGCTGCCTCCGTTCGAAGATATTTTAAAATCTTTTTCTGAAATCGGACATTCTTCCGGTATGGATACATTATCCGGTATCGTCTATGCCCTGGAACTCAAGTTAGACAGATAA
- a CDS encoding tRNA (mnm(5)s(2)U34)-methyltransferase — MRPSQITDWCHEIIRSQAAAGGFYIDATMGNGKDTLMLCTLAGKAGSVLAFDIQDTALQATQRLLKEQGCLERASLIKDGHEHMDLYAGEGTADVICFNFGYLPGGSHHIATRATTSVEAIQKGLKILKKGGMMSLCIYSGGDTGFEEKERILDYLRELPAREYTVIVNAYYNRANNPPIPAFIFKN; from the coding sequence TTGAGACCATCGCAGATAACGGACTGGTGCCATGAGATCATCCGTTCCCAGGCTGCTGCCGGGGGATTCTATATTGATGCCACGATGGGAAATGGAAAGGATACGCTGATGCTTTGCACGCTGGCCGGAAAGGCCGGAAGCGTGCTGGCTTTTGACATCCAGGATACGGCGCTTCAAGCCACACAGAGGCTCCTGAAAGAACAGGGATGCCTTGAGCGTGCCAGTCTTATAAAGGACGGACACGAACATATGGACTTGTATGCAGGGGAAGGCACCGCAGATGTCATCTGCTTTAACTTCGGGTATCTTCCAGGCGGGAGCCATCACATAGCCACCAGAGCCACAACCAGCGTGGAGGCAATCCAAAAAGGATTAAAGATTCTGAAAAAAGGCGGCATGATGAGCCTGTGCATCTACAGCGGAGGAGACACGGGGTTTGAAGAAAAGGAGAGGATACTGGACTATCTCAGGGAACTTCCGGCGCGGGAGTATACGGTAATCGTAAATGCGTACTATAACCGGGCAAACAACCCTCCAATCCCTGCGTTTATCTTTAAGAATTGA
- a CDS encoding iron-containing alcohol dehydrogenase, with protein sequence MLNFEYHTPTKVVFGKDTESKAGSLIKEQGCRKVLVHYGSGSVIRSGLLDRVYASLDAEGIPYASLGGVVPNPRLTKVREGIALCQREGVDFILAVGGGSVIDSSKAIGYGVANEGDVWDFYARKRTASACLPIGAILTIAAAGSEMSNSSVITNEDGLKKRGYKSEYCRCRFAILNPELTYTLPDYQTQSGCVDVLMHTMERYFNQSTNMEMTDGISETLLRTVMKNSLILKKDPQNYDARAEVMWASSLSHNGLTGCGTDGGDWASHQLEHELGGMFDVAHGAGLAAIWGTWARYVCKDRLDRFAKFAENVLLIPHSEDLEQMALLGIQAMEDYFRSIGMPTSLHKLGIAPSEEQILELADKCSFGNTRTIGKVRELNREHIADIYRLARGI encoded by the coding sequence ATGTTAAACTTTGAATATCATACGCCTACCAAAGTCGTCTTTGGCAAAGATACCGAGTCCAAAGCCGGAAGCCTTATCAAAGAGCAGGGATGCAGGAAGGTCCTGGTTCATTACGGAAGCGGCAGCGTCATAAGAAGCGGCCTTCTGGATCGCGTATATGCCTCCCTCGATGCCGAAGGCATCCCCTATGCTTCCTTGGGAGGCGTGGTTCCAAACCCCCGTCTTACCAAAGTACGCGAGGGAATCGCACTGTGCCAGCGGGAAGGAGTCGACTTTATCCTGGCAGTAGGCGGCGGAAGCGTTATCGATTCCTCCAAGGCAATCGGCTATGGCGTGGCAAATGAGGGAGATGTCTGGGACTTTTATGCGAGGAAGCGTACCGCTTCCGCCTGCCTGCCAATTGGCGCCATCCTTACCATCGCGGCTGCCGGAAGCGAGATGAGCAACTCTTCTGTCATTACGAATGAAGACGGCTTAAAGAAGCGTGGCTATAAAAGTGAATATTGCCGCTGCAGGTTTGCCATCCTGAATCCGGAACTTACATATACGCTTCCGGATTACCAGACGCAGAGCGGATGCGTGGATGTTCTGATGCATACGATGGAACGCTACTTCAACCAAAGCACGAATATGGAGATGACGGACGGAATCAGCGAGACGCTGCTTCGTACCGTCATGAAGAATTCTCTGATTCTGAAAAAGGATCCCCAAAATTATGACGCCCGTGCAGAAGTCATGTGGGCTTCCAGCCTCTCTCATAATGGCCTCACCGGATGCGGTACCGATGGCGGAGACTGGGCTTCCCACCAATTGGAACATGAACTGGGCGGCATGTTCGACGTAGCCCATGGCGCGGGCCTTGCGGCCATATGGGGCACTTGGGCCCGCTATGTGTGCAAGGATCGCCTGGACCGGTTTGCCAAGTTTGCCGAGAATGTTCTTCTGATTCCTCACAGTGAAGACTTGGAACAGATGGCTCTTCTGGGCATTCAGGCTATGGAAGATTATTTCCGCAGCATCGGAATGCCTACCAGCCTCCACAAACTTGGAATCGCCCCCAGCGAAGAGCAGATTCTGGAACTCGCCGACAAATGCAGTTTTGGCAATACCCGTACAATCGGAAAAGTACGGGAACTCAACCGGGAGCACATAGCAGATATCTACCGGCTTGCACGGGGAATTTAA
- a CDS encoding nitroreductase family protein: MDLLEIMRKRRSIRSYTQEQIPEESLMKILQAGLLSESGKAKRPWEFIVVRDKETLAYLSGCRAGGVKMLKEAQCAIVVIGDAKEQDVWVEDCSVAMAHMHLMASSLDIGSCWIQGRLRESDEKTTEEYVREKLEFPEHYKLEAILSLGMPAVKMPAYQLEELPMEKVKWEKF, from the coding sequence ATGGATTTATTAGAAATTATGAGAAAGAGACGCAGCATCAGAAGTTATACGCAGGAGCAGATTCCGGAAGAGAGCCTGATGAAGATCCTACAGGCAGGCCTTCTGTCCGAATCAGGGAAAGCAAAACGCCCCTGGGAGTTCATTGTTGTCCGTGATAAGGAAACGCTTGCATACCTGTCCGGCTGCAGGGCAGGCGGCGTGAAAATGCTCAAAGAGGCGCAGTGCGCCATCGTGGTGATCGGTGACGCAAAAGAGCAGGATGTCTGGGTGGAGGATTGCTCCGTGGCAATGGCTCACATGCATCTGATGGCATCCAGCCTGGATATAGGCAGCTGCTGGATTCAGGGAAGGCTCAGAGAGTCGGATGAAAAGACTACGGAAGAATACGTCAGAGAAAAACTAGAATTCCCGGAGCATTATAAGTTAGAAGCAATCCTGTCTCTTGGCATGCCGGCAGTTAAAATGCCAGCCTACCAGTTGGAAGAACTTCCTATGGAAAAAGTAAAGTGGGAGAAGTTTTAG
- a CDS encoding indolepyruvate oxidoreductase subunit beta — translation MATKNIMIVGVGGQGTLLTSRILGGLAIARGLDVKLSEVHGMAQRGGSVVTFVRYGENVAEPIVEEGQADVIIAFERLEAMRYAHYLKKGGVLIVNDWRIDPISVVIGAAEYPEDIIDTLKENYKVYTVNATEEAKKLGNSRVFNLIVLGIAAQHMEFSLDEWYDVIEKTVPSKTIDINRQAFDVGYQL, via the coding sequence ATGGCTACAAAAAATATTATGATTGTTGGAGTCGGAGGACAAGGAACGCTGCTTACCAGCAGAATTTTAGGCGGCCTTGCCATTGCCAGAGGGCTGGATGTAAAACTTTCAGAAGTACACGGCATGGCACAGCGAGGCGGAAGCGTAGTTACATTCGTCCGCTATGGCGAGAATGTGGCGGAGCCTATCGTGGAAGAAGGGCAGGCAGATGTCATCATTGCCTTTGAAAGGCTGGAGGCTATGAGATATGCGCACTACCTCAAAAAGGGAGGAGTGCTGATCGTCAATGACTGGAGAATCGACCCTATCTCGGTTGTTATCGGGGCAGCCGAGTATCCGGAAGATATTATAGATACATTAAAAGAGAATTACAAGGTCTATACCGTAAATGCCACGGAGGAGGCTAAGAAACTGGGCAATTCAAGAGTATTTAACTTGATCGTGCTTGGAATCGCGGCGCAGCACATGGAGTTTTCCCTGGATGAATGGTATGACGTTATTGAGAAGACCGTGCCATCAAAAACGATTGACATAAACAGACAAGCGTTTGATGTTGGATATCAATTATAA